The following DNA comes from Bradyrhizobium sp. SK17.
TGCCGCTGACCGAGCGGCGGATGCGCTGGGAAGCCATGATGGAGCGGCTGAACGGCGGCACCATCCAGCAATGGTTCGCGGACTTCATCGAGGCACTGCAAGACACGCACAATTCGGCAAATGCGGCGCTGCCGGAGCCACCAGCCCTGTGGCCGCGCCGCACGGCGGACCTTGCCGCGCGATATCACTGAGCAAGCATAGAGCTTGCGGGATGGGCGCGTTAAGTCGCCCGTCCAATGTGTTGTCCCGGCCTTCGCCGGGGACGACGGCAGGTTTGTGGCACCCCGGTGATCTGCGGCTGGGCGCTGTGCGCCCATGACGAAGGCATCCATCGGCTGCATTGCTTGATTTGTGCCGGTCTCTGACCAGCCGACGCCCAGAATCGCGCGCGACGGCCCGCAACAGCATGCAGCGCCGCCGGACTATCCGCTAATTTATCTAATATTTTCAATCTATTGGGGAAATTTCGTGCCCCAGCCTCGCGCTCCCTTGCAAAATCCGCCCCGGCCCTTCAAGAGAGGGCCTCCCGGAGAGATGGCCGAGTGGCTTAAGGCGCACGCTTGGAAAGCGTGTGTGCGGGAAACCGTACCGTGGGTTCGAATCCCACTCTCTCCGCCATTGCTACGCCACAGGTCTCCCCAATATCCGCTTATTCGAATCTACCGCAAGGCCACCGAAGCACCCTGCGATTCTGCGCTGTTCTTCGCGCGGGCTGTAGTTTCGCCGCGGGTTCGGAGGATAGATCTTCGCCGCGATACCTTCTTCGATATCCCGGTGCTGGCCTGTTTTAGACGTCAATGGCTTAATCTGAAAATCGCATTAGGCTGAATTGGCCAGCAGACAACCCGGAACAAAGCTGACCCATGTTAGTTAGCAGGCAGTTCTAGGGGCAACGGTGCCGTGTGCGAGAAATGCGACGAACTTGACGAGAAGATCGCTCACGTAAGGAGGCTATCTCAACCCGCCTTGGACCCGCTCACATTGGACAACTTCGCAGCTCTTGTAGAGTATGAGAGCGAGAAGAAAGCTCTCCACCCGGGAGATCGAGGGTAGTGCCGCCACTGTTGGCGGCCTCCTTCATTCCGCGGTTTCATTGTCATCGTCTTCGGACAAGACGTGTGATCATGCGAGATTGCGGCCCTGTTCGGCAGGATCACCCGGCTTGAGCCCAAGCCGGATGATCGCAATAGGCGCGGTTGGCAAGTTTGCGGCTTGTTATGCTGCTAGGTCATCTTCAGCTTCAACGTTGACCAAGGTCTCGGCGAGCTTGGTAAGTGCAGAATCAGTCGCCTGTTCCTCGTCCAGAGTCGCTTGCAGGAGATTGGCGGCTTCCGGCATTCCGAGCTCTTCGGCCCATGTCCGCAGCGTTCCGTAACGCGACATTTCGTAATGCTCGACGGCCTGGGCCGCCGCCAGCAGGCCGGCGTCGAGCGCGGGCATTCCCTTGAAGACCTTCATGATCTCGGCACCCTCTTCAGTGATGCCATTGATCGCCGCGCAGGTCTTTCCACGCGCCGGCTTGCCGATGATCTTGAATACTTTATCGAGCCGCTTGATCTGGCCTTCCGTCTCCCGCAGATGCTTGGTGAATGCCTTCTGCAGGTCTTTCGACTGTGCCGCTTTCGCCATCTTCGGAAGCGTTTTCACGATCTTGTTCTCGGCAAAATAGATGTCCTTGAGCGTTTCGTGGAAGAGGTCGCTCAGCAGCATTGGCTTTTTGGCCATGGGGTGTCCTTTGTTTGAGAGGTTGTCAGAAGCTGGTCCGGCGTCAGCGCAGGAGCATGATCAGGATGATCAGAGGGATCGGTATTCCGACTAGCCAGAGAAGAATCGGCATTGGTTGCTCCTGTCAGGTGCGCATTGCGGGTTTGAGCCGGGAGTGAGAAATCCATGTGCCGTCCCGCAAGCCACCGCCTTCGGTTGCCGCGAGGCTGGCGCAGAAAGCTCCCAAGAGCAGCGACGCCGTCAGCCAGAACGCGAGTTGAGCCGTCGCCTTTCGCGCCGCATCGGCATCGGCCTTGATTTGTGTAACGACATCGTTGACCCGTTTTTCGGCGTCGGCCTGGCTGAGCCCCGTTCGCGCTGCCACGACCTTCGCGACGTACTCCCGATCGTTCGGCTTCAATTCGGCCCCCGTCTGAAAACTCGACGTGAACAATCGCAGCATCTCGCCGCGCGCGTCGCTTGCTGGCGCTTGCGCCGATGGCGTATTCGGCCTCAGCAGGGTGTCGACGTAGCTGTCCATGGGGCCGGATCGGCTCGCGGACGAAGCTGCGCCTGCGGCGCCGATGCCGCCTCCGATCAAGCTGGTTGCGGGAGTGGCCAGGAGG
Coding sequences within:
- a CDS encoding ferritin-like domain-containing protein, which gives rise to MAKKPMLLSDLFHETLKDIYFAENKIVKTLPKMAKAAQSKDLQKAFTKHLRETEGQIKRLDKVFKIIGKPARGKTCAAINGITEEGAEIMKVFKGMPALDAGLLAAAQAVEHYEMSRYGTLRTWAEELGMPEAANLLQATLDEEQATDSALTKLAETLVNVEAEDDLAA